The genomic DNA gtaaacaggaggaataattacagtgaCTATTGCTTTTAGACAGACTTGAATAATCATGAACCTTTCCTAATAGCACATATATGTTACTCTTTGTATCAAAGTACTTTTTCAAAGAACTGCTTTGACATCTGCGGCTTACTATGACACATACCTGCCAACACCTCCGTCCTCTGGAAGAGGTTTTCAGTGCGAACCTGGACCTCCTGGGGCGAGCCGGGGGCACCAGTCGTACTAGTCATCTGGTTCCTCTGCATGTCCTCTGTAACTGGCACTGGTGCCTGGGTTTTGGAGGAAGATGgtgaaaaagagggagaaggtTTGAGGTTGCTTTATTGACATAAACCCAGTTGCATTTCACATCCTATCCTCCATTtctctatgtctgtgtgtttagaGGACTCTGGGACATTCGAGTCTTACAGCATTATCACTAAATTCCTCCCTGATGTGATCATGACTGTGAATAGTAAGAAAAAAGTGAAGATTTCACTGATCTTCTTCCCAGTGCCTTAGTAAAATAAGGGATCAAAATGGAACCTGGCCAGTGAAACCTATAGTGGTTGGCTTGGGAAGAAAATGGAGCAAATCCAGATTGCCCAAAAAGATTAGTGCAAGTATCTTGTGAAATAGGCAATGGAAACAGAGCCAGTGAACCCAAAGTTTTGCTGAGATTATGGTAGAGGAAGTGTCTGGAATGTGTCCAGTCCCACGTAtacaatgctttttttcccaATAACACTAAAGAAGGCTGCAGAGGACCAAAGTAGGAACCAAGCCAGTGTGTTTGGCCAAGGGAGCAGCGACAGGCAAGAGGGGAGAAAATGGAACAGGGCCAGTTAGGCTTGGCTTGGGGAGTTGAGACCTTGCAGATTAATCCCAAACAGATGTAGTATCCAGAACAGTACAGTAAGAGTGCAACACACAAGTGAGATCTAGGAAAGTTCCCGTATATGTGATTATGTCCAAGGGAGATGTAATCCGCCATGATTTGCAATTGAGCAAAAACACTGAGAATTGACGTGAGCGCTAAATCTTTATCCTGAAAGCCACCTCACAACTCTTGGGGATTTGGTGACATATTGGGTCATGCTAAGGCACAGCGTCGCTGAGTGAGGATGGGTACAAGTGACATTAGGCTgcgtttttgcatttttgtaacTTTGAACTTAATTTCAATGTAGGTTCTTGTATTTTTACAAATTTTGACTGTGGACTTTTTATCCTGCTTGGATCACAAATATGCTAGATGCCATGCTACTTGTTCCAGTGGATGGATCCAGTTGCTGAAACTATGCTCTTGCACCCTGCATGCCTTCTGATGCttccaatgatgttgaaatatCCTACATTTGTTGGTTCATTTTATGTGACATTGCACATCACCACTCTGTTTTATGTCAGATTTAAAATAGCATTGTCCTGTGTGGTACTGTCTCATTCACTGTCTCATTGTGGCCCCAAACAGGGTTTTAAATTGCCAAAGTTGAGTCCAACAAAGTGAACTACTCTCCAGGTTTTCTATGCAAGTTTTGATAGCTTTGTTCAGCTAAATCAACCAACCCCAGGTGCGTATTTTGGGAAGCAAGCTGTCCTCTCCTGAACTTATCTCAGTTAGAAACAGTTTCACTTTTGTGATGTGAAGCAATGTACCTTAAAAACACTACATCAGCGTTTATTGGGGAATTCATTTTACCATGACTAATGTTTATATCATTTGGCCTTGATCAGTGATATCTGACAAGGTGTCGAACTTTTTGGCCATTTCTTGTCTTACTTTTGTTTATATCTCCAGCCATGTGATTTTCCAAGCTGGTTAAAACAATACACCAGTTATCTTCGGTTGTACTACAGGTAATCTTGATTTTGCTGTTCTTACCTCTGTTCTGAATGGTTTCTTGGGTGTGCTGGTCCTGGCCTTTTCTCTGACCGTGGCTGTCTCCACCCGGGGGGTGAAATCTTTGGTGGAGTCCTGGGTGGGTTCTGCTGCATTGGGCTCGATATAAACCATACTGACAGTCACCGTTTCCACAATCTCTACTTCACCTCCACCTGGAAGAAAAAGAATGACAAGagaataatgttttaatgaagagACAACGTATGAAAAATGTGCTCAGTATCTGTAATGTAATCTAatataaaaatggaagaaatatGTTTCATATATGTGCAAATAGGTAAAAAATTGGGCGTGCATTTTATCAATGTTTTATACCTGCAGTCATGTAGTTTGTCTTACTTAACTTCACACTCTGTGGAGttcattttatgtattattaacAGTTTAAATCTACCATAGATTACAGAGTGGCAGAGAGGAGTAAtaaattatacagtatattcattaTTGGAAGGGTTATTGATCATACTCCTGTCTCCTTTTACCTCACGTGACCCTCTCTGCAGTTATACGACCCTCTCAGAAAGAGGAGTCACTTTTGACCAATGAATGAACATTGTAAAAGGTGCTTACAGCAAGTACAGCCGAGGaggtaataaaaaaagacatgtaaaATTTGCACACTTGCCCACGGCAGTCTGGGTGACAAGGCAATCTCAATTCAAAtcgagtgagagaaagagagagaggcggtGAAAGAtggaagagacaaagaaatgagagagataaatagagaggaaggagaaagtgaTGGCACAACTTAAGTCTGCTGGTGAAATAAGGGGAAAAACTTCATAAAACGTACCTGAAGCTGACTTGAAAATGGATAGCATCACACTGCTGGGTAATTGCCTGCTGagtttgcatatgtgtgtgtgtgtgtctctgtgtgtatatgatTCTTACCTGAGCCAGACCCTGAGTTAaagtcatcatcatcttcaggGTAGTAACCTCCTGAGCCTGTGTCATCCAGGTACAAGTCATCAACCTGAGAGGAAGTCTTAGCTGCTTCTGCTATCTgtaaaacaacaagaaaacaaaacaatgaggacttatttcatttttattgcataTATCTGTTTATAAAACACCAAGTGAAGATTCATTCTGCACCACAATCCACCAACAAAGTGGAGACTTTGACTATTTCCAGACTGcacacattcattattttagtgTGCCAACAACAGCTAAATCAAAAAGTCTAAGTTATTATTCTGGCTTTTAAATCATTAAGCACAACAACTTTGCTTTGAGAACAACACTTCAGTTAGTCATTATTTCCTTAATTGGCAAACATAAAATCCTCTTGGGTAGCAATTCAAAGCTTGTATCAttagtacattttaaatagcACAAATCATCTGAAACCTCTGAGATTTTTAAGTGCTGTCAAAATAGACTAAATAACAATCTGTCCTTTGTATCAGCTAAAAAGTCGGAATGGATGCAAAGTGTACACACAAATGTGCTGCTGAGCTTAACAGATGAATAATATCTGATTTGGCAAGAAAACTTTTTCTGATTCTGATCTTTCAAACAAGACTATGTCTACAGTCATGCtaacagctctgtgaggctttaTTTAAGCACAGTGGTGTTTTGAGCTATTTGCTAACATCAATATGTAAACACGCTCACAATGAGACATTTCAAAATTACAAATATGTACTTCATGGTCATACTAGagaaaaagtcaggggatcataAAAGTCAGTAATCATGTGGGAAGcatgaatgttaaaatgtgcaaaattgtATGACAATCCATCCAGGAGATGTTGAGGTATTTCACTGGATAAGAGgcactaaatgaaaagtcagtggaTCACCAAACACaacaggattcatcctctgggtaAAACACTGTCATCACTATAAGCAAATGTCGACATTTTATGACTCAAATGAAGTGCAACAGCACAGGTAAGTGTCCTGTTGCAACATCTAGCCACTCCCACAGCAATGCTGCTTAACAACAGGCTGAGTGGTGGGAATGTTTGTCTTCCGGCTTAATGGAGTGATTGGCTGAAAAGACCACAGTTTAACAGTGCCTGCTTGTTTAGAAAGCGCCTCCTCACATGGTGTGTAAGTTGAAATTTTAGTGAGCAATAAGATAAGGAGACAGACTTTTTAAGTCTAAAGTAGCTTGCAGAGCCTGATGTATGTTGGATACTTAAACATTACTGCTGATGTAAGTGTGCATATGGTATATGCAACTGTTTATGGGTtgagttgagtgtgtgtgtgactggaaTAGCTATAAATGCATCCATGGCAACATCTATTCAACTCCTATTCACCAATTTGTGGTCAGCTGTACCTCTCTTCTCTATACTGATAGCCCTGctttagagaagaaaaaaaaaagagtacaaAAGAAAGACCCCACAATATAtcatccctgtgtgtgtgtgtgtgtgtgtgtgtgtgtgtgtgtgtatgtgtgtgtgtgtgtgtgtgtgtctattgcGACCATTAAGCTTGTTGCTACAGTTCCAGGTCTGCTCTGAGGAGGTTGTGCTGATAAACCTTCAGCTGAATGAAATTGGATTAGAGGAAGCAATCAATTGGCCCT from Scomber scombrus chromosome 16, fScoSco1.1, whole genome shotgun sequence includes the following:
- the sdc2 gene encoding syndecan-2; this translates as MRNVWIILTLGLSVFLSGERIAEAAKTSSQVDDLYLDDTGSGGYYPEDDDDFNSGSGSGGGEVEIVETVTVSMVYIEPNAAEPTQDSTKDFTPRVETATVREKARTSTPKKPFRTEAPVPVTEDMQRNQMTSTTGAPGSPQEVQVRTENLFQRTEVLAAVIAGGVIGFLFAIFLILLLVYRMRKKDEGSYDLGERKPSGAAYQKAPTKEFYA